A DNA window from bacterium contains the following coding sequences:
- a CDS encoding aminotransferase class III-fold pyridoxal phosphate-dependent enzyme, which translates to MTDREAELNALDVECLWHPLTQHRDIESAPPRLIERAQGSLLFDASGNQCLDGVSGLWCVNIGHGREELADVAREQMAALAYVPMTMSHEPAVRLAAKLVELLGYPGKVYFSNSGSEANEAAFKIARQYQAQRSGGTSDRFKIIARTRGYHGNTLGALSATGQQQRRAGYEPLAPGFVFTDAPDPYRDTGDCAEKLEQTILQEGADSVAAFIMEPIIAGGGILVPPDDYLPRVREICDRHGVLLILDEVVTGFGRTGKMFAHQHWGVEADIITFAKGIASGYMPLAATVVRQEIFQAFEGEVESGRHFRHVNTYGGHPVATAVGLRNLEIIEREQLVERASVMGKSILSKLQRLAKHPCIGDIRGKGLLIGIELVTDQQSKQPAESSTIAAILSFCAERGLIIGRTAQTTPGLMNVLILAPPFVLSESEADFLVDTAEAAIEHVCGARDRAGD; encoded by the coding sequence ATGACCGATCGCGAAGCCGAGCTGAACGCACTCGACGTGGAATGTCTCTGGCATCCTCTCACCCAGCACAGGGACATCGAGTCCGCCCCGCCCAGGCTCATCGAACGCGCTCAGGGATCGCTCCTTTTCGATGCCAGTGGGAATCAGTGCTTGGATGGGGTCTCGGGACTTTGGTGCGTCAATATTGGCCACGGACGCGAAGAACTGGCGGATGTCGCACGGGAGCAGATGGCCGCACTCGCCTACGTCCCGATGACCATGAGCCACGAACCCGCCGTCCGCCTGGCTGCGAAACTAGTCGAACTGCTCGGCTATCCCGGCAAGGTCTACTTTTCGAATAGCGGATCCGAAGCCAACGAAGCGGCGTTCAAGATCGCGCGTCAGTATCAAGCCCAACGCAGCGGCGGTACTTCCGATCGCTTCAAGATTATCGCCCGCACCCGCGGCTATCATGGAAACACCCTGGGGGCCCTCAGCGCCACCGGTCAGCAGCAACGCCGAGCCGGTTACGAACCCCTGGCTCCCGGATTCGTCTTCACCGACGCACCCGATCCGTATCGCGACACGGGCGACTGCGCGGAGAAACTCGAACAGACCATCCTGCAAGAAGGTGCGGATAGCGTCGCCGCATTCATCATGGAGCCCATCATCGCCGGAGGCGGCATCCTCGTTCCGCCCGACGACTATCTGCCGCGAGTTCGCGAGATCTGCGATCGCCACGGAGTCCTGCTCATCCTCGACGAGGTGGTGACGGGTTTCGGCCGAACGGGAAAGATGTTCGCCCACCAGCACTGGGGCGTGGAAGCCGACATCATCACCTTCGCCAAGGGTATAGCCAGCGGTTACATGCCACTGGCCGCGACCGTCGTGCGTCAAGAGATATTCCAGGCCTTTGAGGGAGAAGTCGAGAGCGGTCGGCACTTCCGCCACGTGAATACCTACGGCGGACATCCCGTCGCCACGGCGGTGGGTTTGCGCAACCTCGAGATCATCGAGCGCGAACAGCTCGTCGAACGGGCGAGTGTGATGGGCAAATCCATCTTGTCGAAACTGCAACGACTCGCGAAACACCCCTGCATCGGAGACATTCGCGGCAAGGGTCTTTTGATCGGGATCGAACTCGTCACCGACCAACAGAGCAAGCAACCGGCGGAAAGCAGCACAATCGCCGCGATCCTCTCCTTCTGCGCTGAAAGAGGTCTGATCATCGGACGAACGGCGCAGACGACCCCGGGATTGATGAACGTACTGATCCTGGCACCGCCCTTCGTTCTGAGCGAATCGGAAGCGGACTTCCTGGTGGACACCGCGGAAGCGGCGATTGAACACGTGTGCGGTGCCCGCGATCGAGCCGGCGATTGA